CTCGCGTGCGCCAATTTCAGACTGTTTTCGACGGTCAGAGCCTCATTACTCCCAAGGCAATGGCTGATGAGTTCGTTTCGCCCCGCGGCGAACGACATGACGAACAGCTCTCGACCGCCAAGGCCGAGCTCGCATTGATTCTCAGGGTCGCTCAGGAACAATTCATTCAAGGGACGGATGCGTCGAAAATTATCGACCGGCTCGCTGCCTCCCTCCACCAGACCCGTGCCAAATACCACCCGAGCGTGTGGCAGGAGCTAATCCCGATTGCCCAGGATCACCCGGTTTCGGAGTACTTCCTGCAGGATCCGTTCACCCGGTGGTCGTTCGACAAGCCCAGGGGCTATTCGGGTGACGCGCAGTTGCTCGACTTCATCTACGGCCATGCGAGCGTTGCCGGTGAAATCGAGCGGGCGTCCCCGGTCGGTCGGGCGCTCTATGACTACACGAAGGACGCTTCGTCCTCGGTGGCGGTGCGCGAGCGCCGCGATATCCTCACGCGCCACGTCGACGAGATCGCGGCGAGCCGGGGTTCCGAGGCGGAGATCCTGACGATTGCCGCCGGTCATCTGCGGGAAGCCAATCGCTCGAAGGCACTCGAGGAAGGCCGGATCAAGCGCTGGGTGGCGCTCGATCAGGATCCGCTCAGTGTCGGATCGATCAGCCGCGATTTCTCCGGCACGGCGATCGAAGCGGTCGACGGGTCCGTTCGCAGCCTGCTCGGTCGCGACCAGAAGCTCGGCACGTTCGACTTCATCTATGCCGCCGGTCTCTACGACTATCTGGCCGACAAGGTGGCCATCAAGCTGACCCATCGCTGCCTGCAGATGCTGAAGCCGAACGGCGTCTTCCTGTTTGCCAACTTCGCCCAGGACATCGGCGTCGACGGTTACATGGAGAGCTTCATGAACTGGGCCTTGCTGCTGCGTTCCGAAGCGGACATGTGGAACATCATCCACAAGAGTGCCGGGAAATCCGCGATCGATGGACGCGTCTTCTTCGGTGCCAACCGCAACATCGTCTACGGCGTCATCCAGAAGCATTCCTGAGAAAACTTCGACGAACGGCCTCGGCTTCAAGCCGAGGCCAGCCGGAAACAAGAGACCGCGGCGTGCCGAAGGGCTGCCGCGGTCTCGCATTTTTCACGCGCTCAGTCTTGCGCGCGCAGAAAACGGCTCAGCAGGCGGCGTAGCAACGCGCTTTCCTCCTTCGGCTTGAAGCCGGGATCGACCGCGACCCTGCTGAAGATGCCGTCGATGATCGCGGCGATCCAGCGGGCAGCGCCCTCGGCGTCGAGGCTCCTGTCGATCTGGTTTCGGCTGGCGGCCTTGCGCAGGAGCGCCACGAGCGCCGACTGGAGTTCCGCGTCGTTTGTCGTTGCGAGCGTCCCGATGCGCTCGTCACGCATCGCTTCGGCGGCGATTTCGAGCGCGAGGCTCGAATAGGCAGGATCGCCCGCCAGTTCGAGAACGCTATCCATGAAGCCCAGCAATGCGGCGAACAGGTCCTCCTCTTCACCCAGCTTTCGGAAAATCTCCGCCGTTTCTTGACGTTCTTCTTCCACGATCGCCGCGATGATGGTGTGCTTGGTCGGAAAATAATGGAAAAGATTTCCCGGGCTCATGCCTGCCTCGGCGCAGATCTCGGCCGTCGACGTGCCGTGAAAACCCTTGCGCGAAAAGCAGGCGATTGCCGCATCGAGAATCAGCCGACGCCTGGCCGCATGTTTTTCGGGGTCGATCTTGCGCATCGCCGGTCTCCTTGCATGCCGTTCAATTATTAGATCAGGCGCTCTAATTTCGGTGGGCAGTCGATCGGTGTCAAGGCCGGGCGCTTGCACGATCTCCGCCATCTTCCCGCAATGCTCGTATGTGATCTGCCTTACAATTGTCGCGTTTGATGAATTCAATTATTAGATTGAATGATCTAATAAATTATCGACGCCTTTTGCCCGACCCGGGATCCGGTACTGCAGGCGCAATCGCGCCGCCGGCCCCGCCAATGGAAAGCCAATGAAATGAGACGTACAGTTGAGTTGAACGTCGCTCTCGCAGCGTTGCTCGTGATTGCGGCGGCTGCTGGTCCGGCGCGCGCCTCGGGGGAGGCCGCAGCCTCCGTTCCCGCCCCGTCTGCCACCCGTACGGTCACGACACTCGTTGCCGACAGCCGCCCGCAGCAGTGGACACGCTCCTTTGCCGGCATCTTCGTCGCCCGCGAGGAGATTGCCGTCGGCACCACTCTGACCGACCAGCGCATTGCCAGTGTCGAGGTCGAGATCGGCGATCGGGTCGCTGCAGGCCAGGTGCTCGCCCGGCTGGAAACCGACATGCTGGAGAACCTGCTGCGCGAGGCCAAGGGCCGGGTCGCGCGCGCCGGCGCCGCGATGGCGCGGGAAGAAGAGACGGTCACGCAGGAACAGAGGAAACTCGCCCGCGCCCGGCAGTTGAGCCACCTTCAGGCCGCCACCATTCTCGAAGAGCGCGTCTCGGCGCTCGCCCTTGCCGAGCAGGCCGTCCAAGTGGCGCGAGCCGATTACGACCAGGCGGAAGCGCTCGAGGCCGAGGCGCGCCGGAAGCTCGATCGTGCTGTGATCGTGGCGCCCGCCGACGGGATCGTGTCGGAGCGGCTGGCGCGCGCCGGCGCGCTTGCGGGCTCGGAGCCGCTGCTCAAGCTCATTCGCGGCGGCGAAATCGAGTTTGCGGCCGAAGTGCCGGAAACCGAGCTGCCGTTGCTGGCGGTTGGCCAGACGGTGAAGGTCAAGCTTTCGGGGCGCCACGACTGGATCGAGGGGCACGTGCGGGTGATCAACCCGAAGATCGACCGCGAGACCAGGCTCGGCACCGCGCAGGTCACGCTGTCGACCGAGCGCCCGCCTTTCGCGGGCACGTTCGGCCGGGCGGAGATTGTCGTGGCCGAGCGCAAGGCGATCATGGTCGACGATTCCGCCCTGCTGTTCGGTGCGCCGGATGGCGCCGTCTCGGTCTTCGTCGTCGATGGCGGCCAGATCGTGCGCAAGCCGGTCAAGGCGGGCATGCGCCAGGGTGGCAAGGTGGAGATCACCTCGGGCCTTTCGACCGGCGAACGGGTCGTCCTTAAATCTGGGGCGTCGCTGCGCGAAGGCGAAGCGGTCGCAACGAAAGACGTCCAGCCGACGCAGACGGGCGACCAGCAATGACGAGCAACATTTCCGCCTGGGCGATCCGAAAGCCCGTTCCGACGATCGTTCTCTTCGTCGTGCTGACACTGATCGGGATCGCCTCGTTTCTGCGGCTGCCGGTCAACGCCAATCCGAGCGTATCCTTCCCCATCGTGACGGTGACGATCACGCAGCCGAGCGCGCAGCCCGGCGAAATGGAAACGCAGGTGACGCGTCGCGTCGAAGGGGTCGCCTCCGGCCTCGTCGGGGTCAGTCACATCCGCTCGACCATTACCGACGGCGTCTCCACGACCACGGTCGAATTCAAGATCGGCACCGATCCGGACCGGGCGGCAAACGACGTGCGCGAGGCCGTGGCGCAGATCCGCGCCGACCTGCCGCAATCCATTCAGGAGCCGATCGTCTCGCGCCTCGACGTCGACGGCAGCGCCATCGTCTATTACGCCGTGCGGGCGCCGCACATGTCGGAAGTGGAGCTCTCCTGGTTCGTCGATGACACGATCACCAGCGAATTGCTGACGCTGCCCGGTGTGCAGAAGGTGCAGCGCCTCGGCGGCGTCAGCCGCGAAGTGCGGGTTTCGCTCAATCCCGAGCGGTTGCTGGCGCTTGGCGTGACGGCCGACCAAGTGAACACGGCACTCCGCGAAATCAACATCAACATCCCGAGCGGCCGCGGTGAAATCGGCGGGCGCGAGCAGTCGATCCGCACCGTCGGCAGTGCCGGCTCGGTGGACGAGCTCCGGCAGCTTTCGATCCCGCTTGCAGGCGGCCGCTGGCTGCAGCTCTCCGACATTGCGACGATCGAGGACACCTCGTCCGAGCCGCGCAGCTTTGCCCATTTCGATGGCGAACCGATCGTCAGCTTCTCGGTTTCGCGTAGCAAGGGCGCGAGCGACACGGTCGTTGCCGAGCGCGTCATCGAGCGGCTGAAGGAGATCCAGGCGCGCACCCCCGGCGTCGAGATGACCGAGCTGATCTCGCTCGTCGAATATACGCAGGAAAGCTACGATGCAGCCGTGACGGCGCTGATCGAAGGCGCGCTTTTGACCATCGTCGTCGTCTTCGTGTTCCTGCGCAACTGGCGGGCGACGCTGATCTCGGCGCTTGCCATGCCGCTCTCGATCCTGCCGACCTTTGCGGTGATGGACCTGCTCGGCTTCACGCTCAACGGCATCA
The nucleotide sequence above comes from Ensifer sp. PDNC004. Encoded proteins:
- a CDS encoding efflux RND transporter periplasmic adaptor subunit is translated as MRRTVELNVALAALLVIAAAAGPARASGEAAASVPAPSATRTVTTLVADSRPQQWTRSFAGIFVAREEIAVGTTLTDQRIASVEVEIGDRVAAGQVLARLETDMLENLLREAKGRVARAGAAMAREEETVTQEQRKLARARQLSHLQAATILEERVSALALAEQAVQVARADYDQAEALEAEARRKLDRAVIVAPADGIVSERLARAGALAGSEPLLKLIRGGEIEFAAEVPETELPLLAVGQTVKVKLSGRHDWIEGHVRVINPKIDRETRLGTAQVTLSTERPPFAGTFGRAEIVVAERKAIMVDDSALLFGAPDGAVSVFVVDGGQIVRKPVKAGMRQGGKVEITSGLSTGERVVLKSGASLREGEAVATKDVQPTQTGDQQ
- a CDS encoding class I SAM-dependent methyltransferase encodes the protein MRQFQTVFDGQSLITPKAMADEFVSPRGERHDEQLSTAKAELALILRVAQEQFIQGTDASKIIDRLAASLHQTRAKYHPSVWQELIPIAQDHPVSEYFLQDPFTRWSFDKPRGYSGDAQLLDFIYGHASVAGEIERASPVGRALYDYTKDASSSVAVRERRDILTRHVDEIAASRGSEAEILTIAAGHLREANRSKALEEGRIKRWVALDQDPLSVGSISRDFSGTAIEAVDGSVRSLLGRDQKLGTFDFIYAAGLYDYLADKVAIKLTHRCLQMLKPNGVFLFANFAQDIGVDGYMESFMNWALLLRSEADMWNIIHKSAGKSAIDGRVFFGANRNIVYGVIQKHS
- a CDS encoding TetR/AcrR family transcriptional regulator gives rise to the protein MAEIVQAPGLDTDRLPTEIRAPDLIIERHARRPAMRKIDPEKHAARRRLILDAAIACFSRKGFHGTSTAEICAEAGMSPGNLFHYFPTKHTIIAAIVEEERQETAEIFRKLGEEEDLFAALLGFMDSVLELAGDPAYSSLALEIAAEAMRDERIGTLATTNDAELQSALVALLRKAASRNQIDRSLDAEGAARWIAAIIDGIFSRVAVDPGFKPKEESALLRRLLSRFLRAQD